A DNA window from Pontiella agarivorans contains the following coding sequences:
- a CDS encoding cytochrome c biogenesis protein ResB produces the protein MLNRLFDFLQSLKLTVWLLVLSMVLVFAGTLAQVDKGIWNVMDQYFRCYIAMIDLPVFFPRSWNVPDIGIPFPGGFLIGWLLTINLIAVHSQTFKVLAKGGRRMAGLVLFALGILVVVGVMLGWGTAPVAATENDAFWRVFLRLGRGTAAAVVLYAACVLLYRQRAGMVLLHGGILFLLIGEFFTALFAVEATMTIKEGETVNFLDRSQQLELAFTETSHPDYDTVTVIPQKLLRDGELISDEHLPFDVKVHRFMENSNSPRPLNSMPPALLSSYPEYEGFGSRQYIAEAPQVSGATGSRNAQAVDVELMDPSTGKSLGRYILSLWMYPNFVNRTWDMPTHITVGDKTYTAYLRFGREYAKAPSGNPFSIKLLDFVHEKYEGTQMPKDFASKILLVNEGDGVERELRIWMNNPLRYARRTFYQSGFLPDDGGTVLQVVRNDTWMIPYLSCMIVFVGMTAQFVQSFNRYLRRDA, from the coding sequence ATGTTAAACAGGTTATTTGATTTTCTTCAGTCCCTCAAACTGACCGTATGGTTGCTGGTTCTGAGCATGGTGCTGGTATTCGCAGGGACGCTTGCACAGGTCGATAAAGGGATCTGGAATGTGATGGATCAGTATTTCCGCTGTTACATCGCCATGATCGATCTCCCCGTCTTTTTTCCCCGGAGTTGGAATGTTCCGGATATTGGAATTCCGTTTCCCGGCGGCTTTCTGATCGGCTGGTTATTGACGATCAATCTGATTGCGGTGCATTCACAGACGTTCAAGGTTCTGGCCAAAGGCGGGCGCAGAATGGCCGGGCTGGTGCTGTTTGCTCTTGGCATTCTGGTGGTGGTCGGGGTGATGCTCGGCTGGGGAACAGCACCGGTTGCCGCTACGGAAAATGATGCGTTCTGGCGGGTTTTTCTGCGGCTCGGCCGCGGTACGGCGGCGGCCGTTGTACTTTATGCAGCCTGTGTGCTGCTCTATCGGCAGCGGGCCGGTATGGTGTTGCTGCACGGCGGTATTCTCTTTCTGTTGATCGGTGAATTTTTCACGGCACTCTTTGCGGTTGAAGCCACGATGACCATTAAAGAAGGGGAAACCGTCAATTTTCTCGACCGGTCGCAGCAGCTGGAGCTCGCGTTTACGGAAACAAGTCATCCCGATTACGATACCGTCACCGTTATTCCGCAGAAACTGCTCCGGGATGGTGAGCTGATTTCCGATGAACATCTTCCGTTTGATGTGAAGGTGCATCGGTTTATGGAAAACTCCAACTCTCCCCGGCCCTTGAACAGTATGCCGCCTGCGTTACTCAGCAGTTATCCGGAATATGAAGGTTTCGGCTCGCGGCAATATATCGCTGAAGCACCGCAGGTAAGTGGCGCAACGGGGTCCCGGAATGCACAGGCGGTGGATGTGGAACTGATGGATCCGTCCACAGGGAAATCACTTGGCCGTTATATTCTTTCGCTGTGGATGTATCCCAACTTTGTGAACCGGACCTGGGATATGCCGACCCATATTACCGTGGGCGATAAAACCTATACGGCCTACCTGCGTTTCGGGCGGGAATATGCCAAAGCCCCGAGCGGAAATCCCTTTTCGATCAAGCTGCTCGATTTTGTGCATGAAAAATATGAAGGCACTCAGATGCCGAAAGATTTTGCATCGAAAATTCTGCTGGTGAACGAGGGCGACGGCGTGGAGCGTGAGCTGCGGATTTGGATGAATAATCCGTTGCGCTATGCTCGCCGTACGTTTTATCAGTCGGGTTTTCTGCCGGACGACGGCGGCACAGTACTTCAGGTGGTTCGCAATGATACCTGGATGATTCCCTATCTAAGTTGCATGATTGTTTTTGTCGGCATGACGGCCCAGTTTGTCCAGTCGTTCAACCGCTATTTAAGGAGGGACGCCTGA